The Bartonella grahamii subsp. shimonis region ATAGCAAAATATGTCTTGAGATGCTTGATACATCTCTCTTTTGGAGAAACAAATTCGATGGAATTCACCTAGTTGAATTTATTGGCATGATAAAAATTTGGTGGGGAGAAAAAGGGAGTTACTTTCGAAAAGAAAAATAAATACAATAAAAAAATGGCACGATATGCTTAAAAAACAGCACGATATATTGTCCAAATTGATAGTGATATGGAAAGAGAAATTCACGAAGTGAATCTTTTTCATAAAATAACATAATTAAAACAATATATTAAGAGAATTAAAAAATTCTAAAAGACATTGAAGAATTTAAGCATGTCTTGCTGTGCAGAAAGAAAAATTTAATGAACAGATCGTAAAAATGAAAAAGTTTATAAAACTTTACGAAGATAGCAATCTAAACAATTAAATGTTTTTATAAAGGTGCTTCTAGAGAGCGTTAAGAGCTATTCGCAATAAATTTAAAGGATATGATAATGTTCTATAACAAGATATTATAGATAGGTGTGAGGATTATACTGTAGCGTATTTCTTTTATTATCTTTTATATGGATTGATGTTGTCTGATTAAAGACAGTAATTAATGGGATATAAAAGCAGAATTTACTTGTATCGTAAAATTTTAGTAGAATCCTTCAGAATTCTTTTAAAAATTTCTTATTAAGCTGTTAGAGAGGTTTCTTATTCGGATTTCGGAACAGTTTCAATTATCATGAAGACAGTTAGCATAAAGGAACCATCGTATAGCTTTACGGATCTCTTCTAGAAAATTTCTTGGATAAGTACAGTGCTAAGTCAATTTATCTTGGTGATGTGTTAATTTTATTATTATAAGAAAATTTTGTTTTATCTTACAAAATCAATAGTTGTATATATTCCTATTCATTGTTAAGTATTCATAGGCGTAAACTAATGAGTTGAATATACGGCGTAGCTTTAAATTTTTCAGAATTTTGCTTTTCAATTTTATACATAAATTCATAAAATTTTTATACATAAATTCATAAAATAATGACGTTTTGCACGCCTGTATTGTTTAATTTTTCGCTGTCAATTTTTTGAGGAAGTTGTTTTCTTGTTCATCTCGTTGTTACATTTTCGTAATTTAAAGGAAAATTGACGATTTTTAGGGGATGGATAGAGTAAAGCTTTGTTTTATTGTTTTCACTTTTCCTAAATTTCACTAAGAGATGGTAAAAAGTGGTGAGGAGGCTCTATTAATGGATGATGCTAAAAACGATGCTGTAGATGTTTTAGAAAAACAAGCAGCATTTTTATCGTCTGCTTTGCCTTATATGCAAAAATACGAAAATGAAACGGTCGTAGTAAAATATGGCGGCCATGCTATGGGTGACCCTGCTTTGGGGCGAGCATTTGCGCGTGATATTGCTCTATTAAAGCAATCGGGGATTAATCCTGTTGTTGTTCATGGTGGGGGGCCTCAAATTGCTGAAATTTTGATGAAAATGGGGATTGAATCACGATTTGAAAATGGTTTACGGGTAACCGATGAGCGGATCGTTGAAGTCGTTGAAATGGTTTTAGCGGGTTCCATAAACAAAGAAATAGTTGCTCTCATCAACGCTGAGGGTGAATGGGCAATAGGATTGTGTGGCAAAGACGGCAATATGGTTTTTGCCGAAAAGGCTTATAAAACTGTCATTGATCCTGATTCGAATATTGAACGTGTTTTAGATTTGGGATTTGTTGGTGAGCCTATTGAAGTTGATCGCACATTGCTGGATCTTTTAGCTTGTTCTGAAATGATCCCAGTTCTTGCTCCTGTGGCTCCAGGACGCGATGGTAAAACTTATAATATTAATGCTGATATTTTTGCTGGAGCCATTGCCGGTGCATTAGAGGCTAAACGCCTTTTGTTTCTCACAGATGTTCCTGGTGTTTTGGATAAACAGGGAAAACTTTTAAAGGAATTGACAATTTCTGAAGCTGAAAACCTCATCAAAAATGGCACAATTTCAGGGGGGATGATTCCAAAAGTAGAAACTTGTATAAAGGCTCTTCAAAATGGAGTAGAAGGTGTTGTCATTTTAAATGGTAAAACCCCCCATTCTGTTTTGTTAGAACTATTTACCGAACAAGGAGTTGGAACGCTTATTGTTTCATAAGATGTACATAAAATCGGAGGAAAGAAACCTTTCATGGTTGATATAAAACAATTGAAACGCCCGTTACTCAGCAAGCAGGAATTGGCAATATTTGCTGCAACAATATTGTGGGGTATTACATTTTTAGTCATTCATATTGCGGTACGCTATAGCGGTCCTCTGTTTTTTGTTGGATTTCGTTTTATTGTTTCATCTCTTATATGTGGGGCAATTTTTTGGCGCTCTATAAAAGGTATAACAGTTTATGAAGTTTTCGCTGGAATGGCGATTGGTTTAGCCATGTTTTTAGGTTATGCTTTTCAAGCAGCTGGACTTCAAACGGTTATTAGTAGTCAGTCGGCTTTTATCACAGCGCTTTATGTACCGATGGTTCCAATTTTACAATGGATTGTTTTTAAAAAACCTCCCCGTTTAGCTTGTTGGATTGGGATTGTTTTCGCCTTTATTGGGCTTGTACTTGTTTCAGGACAAAAGCCGGGAAGTTTTGATTTTTCAAAAGGCGAAATTTTGACTTTATTAGGTGCTTTAGCGATTGCTGGAGAAGTCATACTCATTGGAATTTTTGCTAACAAGGTTGATAGTCGGCGTGTGACTATTGCCCAGTTATTTTTTAGTGGTTTTTTTTCATTCGCTTGTATGCCTTTGATGGGTGAAAGCATTCCTGAATTTTCGTGGATATGGTTTAGTATTGGCATCGGATTGGCATTAATGAGTGCCATCATTCAATTGGCTATGAACTGGGCACAAAAATCTATTTCCCCTACGCGTGCGACACTCATTTACGCAGGTGAACCGGTATGGGCCGGTATCGTTGGGCGTTTGGCTGGAGAGCATTTATCCTCTTTAGCTTTATTAGGTGGCTTGCTTATTCTGATTGGGATCATTGTGGCTGAGTTACAACCTTCACAATGGCGTAAGAAAAATAAAGCAACTGAAAAAATTGATTAACTATGTATTTTTTCTATTATGATTTTATTGTGTGAGATTTTTGCTTGCAAAGTTTTCATTTTTGAGGTTTTTTTAAATATGAAGATAAGGAGGCTCTATAAGCTATTCCAGCTTTTGTATACAAATTTGAGCAATAGTATCTGTTTACTTAACCTCTGAAACGGGAAGCCGCCTTTCATTGAGTCAAAACATGAAGTGGTAAAGATAAAAATCAGCTCTCATCTTTACTTTAATTTTTAAATTCGGCTTTACAATGTTCAAAAACATCTAAGATGATACCTAATGGGGATTTTGCATTGCCGCACCTTATGCCTTTTGTTTTTTAATTGAGTTAAGCTCTTCAAGCAAAATAGAACACACAAAGCAGCTTGCAATAATACAGCAATGAATTGATTTATAATGATAATTTATCTTTATTTATATTGAGTTAAAGACCCGAGTAGCGTCAGATTCTCTCATTTTAAATCTGTTTATCTTGAATCAGTTAAAATCATTTTCTTGCACACCACAAGCGGGTGGCCATGTGTTAAAACTGTATAAGAAAGGCATGCTTCTTATAAGCTCTTTTAAGTGCCAAGGAATTTCACAACCATTGGAGGCTTGCAAAGTTTGTGATGGTACCAGCTTATCCAGCCTATGAGTCATCAAATAAGATGTGAAAAGATTATTTTAGTCCCTTTGGTATTTAATTTAGTAAACAAAAGCCTTATTTTTAGGCTACAAGAAGTTGTGTTTTGAGAAGCTCTTGAGGTGTATATTCTTTTGAAAGAGGCCGAAACATAATTGGTCTTTGCGTTTTGTATTATTCTTTGCTAAATCGCCTTATATGACAATAGATCGTAATTATATTCGTAATTTTTCCATCGTGGCGCATATTGATCACGGCAAATCCACTTTAGCTGATCGTTTGATTCAAATGACAGGTGGACTTGATACACGTGAAATGAAAGAACAAGTGCTCGATTCCATGGATATTGAGCGTGAACGTGGAATTACTATTAAAGCACAAACGGTACGTTTACACTATAAGGCAAAGAATGGTGAAACCTATATTTTAAATCTTATGGATACACCTGGTCATGTGGATTTTGCTTATGAGGTTTCGCGTTCATTAGCAGCTTGTGAAGGTTCTCTGTTGGTGGTAGATGCAAGCCAAGGTGTAGAGGCGCAGACATTGGCGAATGTTTATCAAGCCATTGATAATTCCCATGAGTTAGTCGTTGTACTCAATAAAGTTGATCTTCCCGCAGCAGAACCTGAGCGTGTTAAAGAACAAATTGAAGATGTGATAGGCATTGATACATCTCAAGCAGTAGAAATATCAGCAAAAACAGGTTTGGGTGTTCCTGATGTTTTGGAGGCAATTGTTACGCAATTACCACCTCCACGCACAGGCGATGTTGCAAATTCCTTGAAAGCTATGTTGGTTGATAGCTGGTATGATGCATATCTTGGTGTCATTGTTTTGGTACGGGTGATAGATGGTATTTTAAAAAAAGGCCAAACCATTCGTATGATGGGTACAGGGGCAAAATATCCCGTTGAGCGCGTTGGGGTATTTACACCTAAAATGGTACAGGTTGATGAATTAGGACCAGGCGAGATTGGTTTTATCACTGCTTCTATCAAAGAGGTAGCCGATACACGGGTTGGGGATACGATTACTGAAGAGCGTCGTCCTTGTGAACATGCGTTGCCTGGTTTTAAGCCGGCACAACCAGTTGTCTTTTGTGGTCTTTTTCCAATTGATGCTGCCGATTTTGATGATTTGCGTGCAGCCATGGGCAAATTACGCTTAAATGATGCGAGTTTTTCTTTTGAAATGGAAACATCTGCGGCTTTGGGGTTTGGTTTTCGCTGTGGCTTTTTGGGACTTCTTCATCTTGAAATTATTCAAGAGCGATTAGAGCGTGAGTTTAATTTGGATTTAATCGCGACAGCACCTTCAGTTGTTTATCGCATGAATATGAATGATGGTTCTGTTAAAGAGTTGCACAATCCAGCGGATATGCCTGATGTGGTTAAAATTTCTTCTATCGAAGAACCTTGGATTCGAGCGACAATCATGACTCCTGATAATTATCTTGGGTCAATTTTAGAACTATGCCAAGAGCGTCGGGGGATGCAGGTTGGTTTGTCCTATGTTGGAACGCGTGCTATGGTAACGTATGATTTACCACTGAATGAAGTTGTTTTTGATTTTTATGATCGCCTAAAATCGATCTCAAAGGGTTATGCTTCTTTTGATTATCAGATGGCAGATTATGCAGAAGGGGAT contains the following coding sequences:
- the argB gene encoding acetylglutamate kinase, coding for MDDAKNDAVDVLEKQAAFLSSALPYMQKYENETVVVKYGGHAMGDPALGRAFARDIALLKQSGINPVVVHGGGPQIAEILMKMGIESRFENGLRVTDERIVEVVEMVLAGSINKEIVALINAEGEWAIGLCGKDGNMVFAEKAYKTVIDPDSNIERVLDLGFVGEPIEVDRTLLDLLACSEMIPVLAPVAPGRDGKTYNINADIFAGAIAGALEAKRLLFLTDVPGVLDKQGKLLKELTISEAENLIKNGTISGGMIPKVETCIKALQNGVEGVVILNGKTPHSVLLELFTEQGVGTLIVS
- a CDS encoding DMT family transporter — its product is MVDIKQLKRPLLSKQELAIFAATILWGITFLVIHIAVRYSGPLFFVGFRFIVSSLICGAIFWRSIKGITVYEVFAGMAIGLAMFLGYAFQAAGLQTVISSQSAFITALYVPMVPILQWIVFKKPPRLACWIGIVFAFIGLVLVSGQKPGSFDFSKGEILTLLGALAIAGEVILIGIFANKVDSRRVTIAQLFFSGFFSFACMPLMGESIPEFSWIWFSIGIGLALMSAIIQLAMNWAQKSISPTRATLIYAGEPVWAGIVGRLAGEHLSSLALLGGLLILIGIIVAELQPSQWRKKNKATEKID
- the lepA gene encoding translation elongation factor 4, which produces MTIDRNYIRNFSIVAHIDHGKSTLADRLIQMTGGLDTREMKEQVLDSMDIERERGITIKAQTVRLHYKAKNGETYILNLMDTPGHVDFAYEVSRSLAACEGSLLVVDASQGVEAQTLANVYQAIDNSHELVVVLNKVDLPAAEPERVKEQIEDVIGIDTSQAVEISAKTGLGVPDVLEAIVTQLPPPRTGDVANSLKAMLVDSWYDAYLGVIVLVRVIDGILKKGQTIRMMGTGAKYPVERVGVFTPKMVQVDELGPGEIGFITASIKEVADTRVGDTITEERRPCEHALPGFKPAQPVVFCGLFPIDAADFDDLRAAMGKLRLNDASFSFEMETSAALGFGFRCGFLGLLHLEIIQERLEREFNLDLIATAPSVVYRMNMNDGSVKELHNPADMPDVVKISSIEEPWIRATIMTPDNYLGSILELCQERRGMQVGLSYVGTRAMVTYDLPLNEVVFDFYDRLKSISKGYASFDYQMADYAEGDLVKMSILVNGESIDALSMLVHRTIAEKRGRSMCEKLKDLIPQHMFQIPVQAAIGGKVIARETIRALRKDVTAKCYGGDVTRKRKLLEKQKEGKKRMRQFGKVEIPQSAFIQALKMNK